In Prionailurus viverrinus isolate Anna chromosome D1, UM_Priviv_1.0, whole genome shotgun sequence, the DNA window TTGATAGCAGAGGAAACAGGTTTGGGGAGATCTGACCCATTTCCCCCCAGTGTCTTACCTAATAAGTAACAGAACTGGCATTCAGACCCAGAgctgattccaaagcctgtgtCCCTTAACGTGTAGTCTCCCACAGCCAGAGCCCTTGGGTTGAGGCGAGTGACAGACACGGGCTGTACGAACAGGGGAGGTGAGTGAATGCAGTGTGAAATTGACAAGCGACAAAAGGAGTTTGGATATTGGCTGGGGAAAGACCACGGGGGATACTAGAAGGGGCTCAGGAGAAGCTATGTATACTGGCTGGAGTGAGTAAATGGTGCCCACCCCTCGCCCTCCTCTTCATCTCTCCCCCTGCAGGCTGGTGCAAAAAGCAGAGCTTGTGCGGCTGTCCCAGACGCTGAGCCTGGTGCCCCGGCTGCACTGGCTGCTGGTGGAGGATGCTGAAGGCCCCACCCCATTGGTCTCTGGGCTGCTGGCGGCCTCGGGCCTCCTCTTCACACACCTGGCAGTCCTCACCCCCAAGGCCCAGCGGCTCAGGGAGGGTGAGCCAGGCTGGGTTCGGCCCCGTGGTGTAGAACAACGGAACAGGGCCCTGGACTGGCTCCGGAGAGGAGGGGGCGCCGTCGGGGGAGAGAAGGACCCTCCCCCAGCCGGCACCCGGGGAGTCGTATACTTTGCTGATGATGACAACACCTACAGCCGGGAGCTCTTTGAAGAGGTGAGCaccggaggtggggggggcgggatCGGGAGAGAGGCCAGGCGGGGCCAGCTTTGCCTGTTGCCCTGGTTACCAGTGTTGCTCTAGGCTGCTGTGTGAGGAGGGGGAGCAGTGGGCCAGAGTGACCCCAGCGGTCCTTCCTGCTGCTCCCTTGTCCCTGGGCCACCCCGTGTCTGTTTCGTCTCTTCTGACCTCTCATAGATGCGCTGGACCCGTGGTGTCTCAGTGTGGCCTGTGGGGCTGGTAGGCGGCCTGCGATTTGAGGGCCCTCGGGTACAGGATGGCCGGGTTGTGGGCTTCCACACGGCATGGGAGCCCAACAGGCCCTTTCCAGTGGATATGGCAGGATTCGCTGTTGCCCTGCCCTTGCTGTTGGCAAAGCCCAACGCCCAGTTTGATGCTACTGCTCCCCGGGGCCACCTGGAGAGCAGTCTCCTGAGCCACCTCGTGGATCCCAAGGACCTGGAGCCGCGAGCTGCTAACTGCACTCGGGTAAGGGATGAAGGTGGGCAGAACTCCGGCTTTGGGATATGGCAAGGTGATGGGGGGAAAGTGGAGTAAGGCCTTGGGGAGGAGGATCACAGGGTGGGTGTTTGAACCACGAGGGACCTTCCAGGGCCCGGACTCAACCTTGCCGACAGCACTACTGCAGGGGAAGCTGGGAGCCAGGGAAGGAAAGCGGTCCCCTGGGCACCCATGTAGCACAGAGCGGGTGAGGGGCCTCTCTTTTAGAGGCACTAAAGCCTCCTGCCATTCACGCTTTGGAGCCAACGCTGTGTGTGTAGAGGGGGTGAGTGGGTCCACTCTACACAGAGGGCCCAGTTCTAACCGAAAGCCTCCTGGGACAGGTTCTGGTGTGGCATACGCGGACGGAGAAGCCCAAGATGAAGCAGGAGGAGCAGTTGCAGCGGCAGGGCCGAGGCTCAGACCC includes these proteins:
- the B3GAT3 gene encoding galactosylgalactosylxylosylprotein 3-beta-glucuronosyltransferase 3, with amino-acid sequence MKLKLKNVFLAYFLVSIAGLLYALVQLGQPCDCLPPLRAAAEQLRQKDLRISQLQADLRRPPPAPAQPPEPEALPTIYVVTPTYARLVQKAELVRLSQTLSLVPRLHWLLVEDAEGPTPLVSGLLAASGLLFTHLAVLTPKAQRLREGEPGWVRPRGVEQRNRALDWLRRGGGAVGGEKDPPPAGTRGVVYFADDDNTYSRELFEEMRWTRGVSVWPVGLVGGLRFEGPRVQDGRVVGFHTAWEPNRPFPVDMAGFAVALPLLLAKPNAQFDATAPRGHLESSLLSHLVDPKDLEPRAANCTRVLVWHTRTEKPKMKQEEQLQRQGRGSDPAVEV